Proteins from a single region of Gemmatimonadales bacterium:
- a CDS encoding efflux RND transporter periplasmic adaptor subunit has protein sequence MTPRSTRQPRAAVSNDIRPRRRRWWLLALLALAPAPLALVLGCSDAVEATRVERRDVTRVMVLTGRVRPPTRPSVGATTTGIVQRVLVREGEQVRAGQLLVQLDDAQARAAVAEARAALVSASGQAQAVRTQAATALAQAERDLERTRRLYEAGAVSTREVEAAVKAAEDARAIATAAQARAAAGNFAEEERAQAALAAAEARLANTRITAPEAGTVIARLVDPGVVATPGQPLLQLAAAASPEIVAYASEDNLADLRLGASALISADAYPAERFGARITWIAPAIDPAQGTVEVRFSVSEPPAHLIPDMTVSVNIEVASRPDVLVVPRAAVRGLGTPEPWVLVDNGGQAERRRIEVGIIGEAHIEVVGGLVEGEFVLPASVQPGARVRVRN, from the coding sequence ATGACCCCCAGATCCACGCGCCAACCGCGCGCGGCGGTATCCAATGACATCAGGCCTCGACGCCGTCGATGGTGGCTCCTCGCGCTGCTGGCGCTCGCCCCCGCGCCGCTCGCTCTCGTGCTCGGGTGCTCCGATGCCGTGGAAGCCACGCGCGTCGAGCGACGTGACGTCACACGCGTCATGGTGCTGACCGGGCGGGTGCGGCCCCCGACGCGCCCCAGCGTCGGGGCGACGACGACGGGCATCGTCCAACGGGTCCTCGTTCGCGAGGGCGAGCAAGTCCGGGCCGGACAACTGCTCGTGCAACTCGACGACGCGCAGGCCCGGGCAGCGGTCGCCGAGGCTCGCGCCGCGCTGGTGAGCGCAAGCGGACAGGCGCAGGCGGTGCGCACCCAGGCAGCCACTGCGCTCGCGCAAGCCGAGCGTGACTTGGAACGGACGCGCCGTCTATACGAGGCAGGCGCAGTCAGCACGCGCGAGGTGGAAGCGGCGGTGAAGGCGGCCGAGGACGCCCGTGCGATTGCCACCGCCGCCCAGGCCCGGGCGGCCGCCGGAAACTTCGCCGAGGAGGAACGAGCGCAGGCAGCCCTTGCGGCAGCTGAGGCTCGGCTCGCAAACACGCGCATCACGGCGCCTGAGGCCGGGACGGTGATCGCGCGCCTGGTGGACCCTGGCGTCGTTGCGACGCCAGGGCAGCCTCTCCTTCAGCTGGCGGCGGCGGCGAGCCCCGAGATCGTTGCCTACGCGAGCGAGGACAACCTCGCGGATCTCCGCCTCGGTGCCAGCGCCCTCATCTCCGCCGATGCCTATCCTGCCGAGCGCTTCGGGGCCCGGATCACCTGGATCGCACCCGCGATCGACCCCGCACAGGGCACTGTTGAGGTCCGGTTCAGCGTGAGCGAGCCGCCCGCGCACCTCATACCGGACATGACGGTGTCGGTGAACATCGAGGTCGCGAGTCGCCCCGACGTGCTGGTCGTGCCGAGGGCAGCGGTGCGGGGTCTGGGCACGCCGGAGCCCTGGGTGCTGGTCGACAACGGCGGTCAGGCCGAGCGACGCCGGATCGAGGTGGGCATCATCGGTGAGGCCCATATCGAAGTCGTGGGCGGTCTGGTCGAGGGAGAGTTCGTACTGCCCGCGTCGGTGCAACCGGGGGCGCGGGTTCGCGTCAGGAACTAG